From Scomber scombrus chromosome 13, fScoSco1.1, whole genome shotgun sequence, a single genomic window includes:
- the epc2 gene encoding enhancer of polycomb homolog 2 isoform X2: MSKLSFRARALDAAKPLPVYRNRDVPDLTDCVSISRAVPQMPTGMEKEEELEHHLQRAISAQQVFREKKENMVIPVPEAESNTTYYDRLYKGEVKVPKQLIHIQPLGLDLEQPDYDMDSEDETLLNRLNRKMEIKPLQFETMVDRLEKASTQQLVSMTEAKLLLNEDDYLLKSVYDYWLRKRKNWRGPSLIPYIKQEKRDGSTNNDAYVAFRRRTEKMQTRKNRKNDEASYEKMLRLRREFSRTVTILEMIKKREKSKRELLHLTLEVVERRYQMEDFSADILREVTLPLGEKPLYSAPVTLNNRHKADVKVQKKPLSIRDELTFDLIRPKKKCGRRERLCPPQRRPGRPPGPYTVNKADIKQYDFHSSGEDDSPPPPLSPLSSTDDEENNPDGLFVFRRKAGCQYLSPRVEQTSGVDGERSEIVPSCVRHSLTELSLPPHWRGLSRRRVGRGGRIILDRASSGLDPLLKQLDTSTDPVSRTSTCLLSDPVLLDQRSPLTSGHSAPSLTSGHSAPSLTSGHSAPPLTSGHSAPSLTEVLNNIQTLRRCCFRPRPAQDQRGGGNRTTGSRLACRLSSTRNTAAGGITEEQYHSHQQQLVQMQKEQLEQLQLQNNTVSSRKTHLDAHSSQSSRSSDSSSKTLDSASAHFAASAVISAPPAHSHVNTDNKTYKTSVNGVVHPSGPSRPPYSSSSLSRSGLSARGSSSLPAHSSSSPQSLPNQRSHVGAVSPAHPHNARHSAPPTSALKLATVAASLDRVPKVSSGSSLPRDAHEPERLLNGLSETTLAMEVT; encoded by the exons GAGCACCACCTGCAGAGGGCGATCTCGGCCCAGCAGGTGTtcagggagaagaaggagaacaTGGTGATCCCCGTTCCTGAAGCAGAGAGCAACACAACGTACTACGACCGGCTCTACAAAGGAGAGGTCAAAGTTCCCAAACAGCTGATCCACATACAGC CTCTGGGTCTGGATCTGGAGCAGCCGGACTACGACATGGACTCTGAGGACGAGACGCTGCTCAACAGACTGAACCGCAAGATGGAGATTAAACCTCTGCAGTTTGAGACAATGGTGGACCGACTGGAGAAGGCCAGCACgcagcag CTGGTGTCGATGACGGAGGCGAAGCTGCTGCTCAACGAGGACGACTACCTGTTGAAGTCGGTGTACGATTACTggctgaggaagaggaagaactgGCGCGGACCGTCGCTGATTCCTTACATCAAACAGGAGAAGAGAGACGGCTCCACCAACAACGACGCCTACGTGGCGTTCAGGCGGCGGACGGAGAAGATGCAGACCAGGAAG AACCGTAAGAACGACGAGGCATCCTACGAGAAGATGCTGAGACTGAGGAGAGAGTTCAGCCGGACGGTCACCATCCTGGAGATGatcaagaagagagagaagtcCAAGAGAGAGCTGCTGCACCTCACTCTGGAGGTGGTGGAgcggag GTATCAGATGGAAGATTTCAGTGCAGACATCCTCCGAGAGGTGACGCTTCCTCTGGGAGAGAAACCTCTGTACAGCGCTCCAGTGACCCTCAACAACAGGCACAAAGCTGATGTGAAG gtcCAGAAGAAGCCGCTCTCCATCAGAGACGAACTGACCTTCGACCTCATCAGACCAAAGAAGAAGTGCGGCAGACGGGAACGACTGTGTCCTCCACAGAGACGGCCGGGTCGCCCCCCCGGCCCGTACACCGTCAACAAGGCCGACATCAAACAGTACGACTTCCACAGCTCTGGAGAGGACGACTCTCCTCCGCCTCCGCTG TCTCCGTTATCTTCAACTGACGACGAGGAGAATAATCCAGACGGACTTTTCGTCTTCAGGAGGAAAGCTGGATGTCAATATCTGTCT CCTCGGGTGGAGCAGACGAGTGGAGTTGATGGTGAGCGTTCAGAGATCGTCCCGTCGTGTGTTCGTCACTCTCTGACTGAACTGTCCCTGCCGCCGCACTGGAGAGGACTGAGCCGGCGCCGGGTGGGCCGAGGGGGAAG GATCATTCTGGACCGGGCCTCGTCGGGTCTGGATCCTCTACTGAAGCAGCTGGACACGTCGACAGATCCTGTCTCCAGGACCAGTACCTGCCTCCTCAGTGACCCGGTTCTACTGGACCAGAGGTCCCCCCTGACCTCAGGACACAGCGCCCCCTCCCTGACCTCAGGACACAGCGCCCCCTCCCTGACCTCAGGACACAGCGCCCCCCCCCTGACCTCAGGACACAGCGCCCCCTCCCTGACAGAAGTCCTGAACAACATCCAGACCCTGAGGAGATGCTGCTTCAGACCCAGACCAGCTCAGGACCAGAGAGGGGGGGGCAACAGGACCACAGGATCCAGACTCGCCTGCCGTCTGTCTAGCACCAGGAACACTGCAGCAG ggggcatcaCAGAGGAGCAGTACCACAGCCATCAGCAGCAGCTGGTCCAGATGCAGAAAGAACAGCTGGAACAGCTGCAGCTACAGAACAACACAGTTTCATCCAGGAAGACACATCTGGACGCACACAGCTCCCag TCCTCCAGGTCCAGTGATTCCTCGTCTAAGACTCTGGACTCGGCCAGCGCTCACTTTGCAGCGTCGGCAGTGATCAGCGCTCCTCCAGCTCACAGTCACGTCAACACCGACAACAAAACCTACAAGACCAGCGTCAACGGAGTCGTCCACCCTTCAG gtCCCTCCAGGCCTCcgtactcctcctcctctctcagcagGTCGGGGCTTTCGGCTCGGGGGTCTTCATCGCTCCCGGCTCACTCCTCCTCGTCGCCTCAGTCCCTCCCCAACCAGCGGAGCCATGTGGGGGCCGTTTCCCCCGCTCACCCTCACAACGCTCGCCACTCTGCCCCCCCAACATCTGCCTTAAAACTGGCCACGGTGGCCGCCAGCCTGGACCGAGTGCCCAAAGTGTCCAGCGGCAGCAGCCTGCCCAG AGACGCTCACGAGCCGGAGCGGCTGCTAAACGGCCTATCAGAGACCACGCTGGCCATGGAGGTCACATAG
- the epc2 gene encoding enhancer of polycomb homolog 2 isoform X1 — MSKLSFRARALDAAKPLPVYRNRDVPDLTDCVSISRAVPQMPTGMEKEEELEHHLQRAISAQQVFREKKENMVIPVPEAESNTTYYDRLYKGEVKVPKQLIHIQPLGLDLEQPDYDMDSEDETLLNRLNRKMEIKPLQFETMVDRLEKASTQQLVSMTEAKLLLNEDDYLLKSVYDYWLRKRKNWRGPSLIPYIKQEKRDGSTNNDAYVAFRRRTEKMQTRKNRKNDEASYEKMLRLRREFSRTVTILEMIKKREKSKRELLHLTLEVVERRYQMEDFSADILREVTLPLGEKPLYSAPVTLNNRHKADVKVQKKPLSIRDELTFDLIRPKKKCGRRERLCPPQRRPGRPPGPYTVNKADIKQYDFHSSGEDDSPPPPLSPLSSTDDEENNPDGLFVFRRKAGCQYLSPRVEQTSGVDGERSEIVPSCVRHSLTELSLPPHWRGLSRRRVGRGGRIILDRASSGLDPLLKQLDTSTDPVSRTSTCLLSDPVLLDQRSPLTSGHSAPSLTSGHSAPSLTSGHSAPPLTSGHSAPSLTEVLNNIQTLRRCCFRPRPAQDQRGGGNRTTGSRLACRLSSTRNTAAAGGITEEQYHSHQQQLVQMQKEQLEQLQLQNNTVSSRKTHLDAHSSQSSRSSDSSSKTLDSASAHFAASAVISAPPAHSHVNTDNKTYKTSVNGVVHPSGPSRPPYSSSSLSRSGLSARGSSSLPAHSSSSPQSLPNQRSHVGAVSPAHPHNARHSAPPTSALKLATVAASLDRVPKVSSGSSLPRDAHEPERLLNGLSETTLAMEVT, encoded by the exons GAGCACCACCTGCAGAGGGCGATCTCGGCCCAGCAGGTGTtcagggagaagaaggagaacaTGGTGATCCCCGTTCCTGAAGCAGAGAGCAACACAACGTACTACGACCGGCTCTACAAAGGAGAGGTCAAAGTTCCCAAACAGCTGATCCACATACAGC CTCTGGGTCTGGATCTGGAGCAGCCGGACTACGACATGGACTCTGAGGACGAGACGCTGCTCAACAGACTGAACCGCAAGATGGAGATTAAACCTCTGCAGTTTGAGACAATGGTGGACCGACTGGAGAAGGCCAGCACgcagcag CTGGTGTCGATGACGGAGGCGAAGCTGCTGCTCAACGAGGACGACTACCTGTTGAAGTCGGTGTACGATTACTggctgaggaagaggaagaactgGCGCGGACCGTCGCTGATTCCTTACATCAAACAGGAGAAGAGAGACGGCTCCACCAACAACGACGCCTACGTGGCGTTCAGGCGGCGGACGGAGAAGATGCAGACCAGGAAG AACCGTAAGAACGACGAGGCATCCTACGAGAAGATGCTGAGACTGAGGAGAGAGTTCAGCCGGACGGTCACCATCCTGGAGATGatcaagaagagagagaagtcCAAGAGAGAGCTGCTGCACCTCACTCTGGAGGTGGTGGAgcggag GTATCAGATGGAAGATTTCAGTGCAGACATCCTCCGAGAGGTGACGCTTCCTCTGGGAGAGAAACCTCTGTACAGCGCTCCAGTGACCCTCAACAACAGGCACAAAGCTGATGTGAAG gtcCAGAAGAAGCCGCTCTCCATCAGAGACGAACTGACCTTCGACCTCATCAGACCAAAGAAGAAGTGCGGCAGACGGGAACGACTGTGTCCTCCACAGAGACGGCCGGGTCGCCCCCCCGGCCCGTACACCGTCAACAAGGCCGACATCAAACAGTACGACTTCCACAGCTCTGGAGAGGACGACTCTCCTCCGCCTCCGCTG TCTCCGTTATCTTCAACTGACGACGAGGAGAATAATCCAGACGGACTTTTCGTCTTCAGGAGGAAAGCTGGATGTCAATATCTGTCT CCTCGGGTGGAGCAGACGAGTGGAGTTGATGGTGAGCGTTCAGAGATCGTCCCGTCGTGTGTTCGTCACTCTCTGACTGAACTGTCCCTGCCGCCGCACTGGAGAGGACTGAGCCGGCGCCGGGTGGGCCGAGGGGGAAG GATCATTCTGGACCGGGCCTCGTCGGGTCTGGATCCTCTACTGAAGCAGCTGGACACGTCGACAGATCCTGTCTCCAGGACCAGTACCTGCCTCCTCAGTGACCCGGTTCTACTGGACCAGAGGTCCCCCCTGACCTCAGGACACAGCGCCCCCTCCCTGACCTCAGGACACAGCGCCCCCTCCCTGACCTCAGGACACAGCGCCCCCCCCCTGACCTCAGGACACAGCGCCCCCTCCCTGACAGAAGTCCTGAACAACATCCAGACCCTGAGGAGATGCTGCTTCAGACCCAGACCAGCTCAGGACCAGAGAGGGGGGGGCAACAGGACCACAGGATCCAGACTCGCCTGCCGTCTGTCTAGCACCAGGAACACTGCAGCAG cagggggcatcaCAGAGGAGCAGTACCACAGCCATCAGCAGCAGCTGGTCCAGATGCAGAAAGAACAGCTGGAACAGCTGCAGCTACAGAACAACACAGTTTCATCCAGGAAGACACATCTGGACGCACACAGCTCCCag TCCTCCAGGTCCAGTGATTCCTCGTCTAAGACTCTGGACTCGGCCAGCGCTCACTTTGCAGCGTCGGCAGTGATCAGCGCTCCTCCAGCTCACAGTCACGTCAACACCGACAACAAAACCTACAAGACCAGCGTCAACGGAGTCGTCCACCCTTCAG gtCCCTCCAGGCCTCcgtactcctcctcctctctcagcagGTCGGGGCTTTCGGCTCGGGGGTCTTCATCGCTCCCGGCTCACTCCTCCTCGTCGCCTCAGTCCCTCCCCAACCAGCGGAGCCATGTGGGGGCCGTTTCCCCCGCTCACCCTCACAACGCTCGCCACTCTGCCCCCCCAACATCTGCCTTAAAACTGGCCACGGTGGCCGCCAGCCTGGACCGAGTGCCCAAAGTGTCCAGCGGCAGCAGCCTGCCCAG AGACGCTCACGAGCCGGAGCGGCTGCTAAACGGCCTATCAGAGACCACGCTGGCCATGGAGGTCACATAG
- the epc2 gene encoding enhancer of polycomb homolog 2 isoform X3 yields the protein MSKLSFRARALDAAKPLPVYRNRDVPDLTDCVSISRAVPQMPTGMEKEEELEHHLQRAISAQQVFREKKENMVIPVPEAESNTTYYDRLYKGEVKVPKQLIHIQPLGLDLEQPDYDMDSEDETLLNRLNRKMEIKPLQFETMVDRLEKASTQQLVSMTEAKLLLNEDDYLLKSVYDYWLRKRKNWRGPSLIPYIKQEKRDGSTNNDAYVAFRRRTEKMQTRKNRKNDEASYEKMLRLRREFSRTVTILEMIKKREKSKRELLHLTLEVVERRYQMEDFSADILREVTLPLGEKPLYSAPVTLNNRHKADVKVQKKPLSIRDELTFDLIRPKKKCGRRERLCPPQRRPGRPPGPYTVNKADIKQYDFHSSGEDDSPPPPLSPLSSTDDEENNPDGLFVFRRKAGCQYLSPRVEQTSGVDGERSEIVPSCVRHSLTELSLPPHWRGLSRRRVGRGGRIILDRASSGLDPLLKQLDTSTDPVSRTSTCLLSDPVLLDQRSPLTSGHSAPSLTSGHSAPSLTSGHSAPPLTSGHSAPSLTEVLNNIQTLRRCCFRPRPAQDQRGGGNRTTGSRLACRLSSTRNTAAAGGITEEQYHSHQQQLVQMQKEQLEQLQLQNNTVSSRKTHLDAHSSQSSRSSDSSSKTLDSASAHFAASAVISAPPAHSHVNTDNKTYKTSVNGVVHPSGPSRPPYSSSSLSRSGLSARGSSSLPAHSSSSPQSLPNQRSHVGAVSPAHPHNARHSAPPTSALKLATVAASLDRVPKVSSGSSLPR from the exons GAGCACCACCTGCAGAGGGCGATCTCGGCCCAGCAGGTGTtcagggagaagaaggagaacaTGGTGATCCCCGTTCCTGAAGCAGAGAGCAACACAACGTACTACGACCGGCTCTACAAAGGAGAGGTCAAAGTTCCCAAACAGCTGATCCACATACAGC CTCTGGGTCTGGATCTGGAGCAGCCGGACTACGACATGGACTCTGAGGACGAGACGCTGCTCAACAGACTGAACCGCAAGATGGAGATTAAACCTCTGCAGTTTGAGACAATGGTGGACCGACTGGAGAAGGCCAGCACgcagcag CTGGTGTCGATGACGGAGGCGAAGCTGCTGCTCAACGAGGACGACTACCTGTTGAAGTCGGTGTACGATTACTggctgaggaagaggaagaactgGCGCGGACCGTCGCTGATTCCTTACATCAAACAGGAGAAGAGAGACGGCTCCACCAACAACGACGCCTACGTGGCGTTCAGGCGGCGGACGGAGAAGATGCAGACCAGGAAG AACCGTAAGAACGACGAGGCATCCTACGAGAAGATGCTGAGACTGAGGAGAGAGTTCAGCCGGACGGTCACCATCCTGGAGATGatcaagaagagagagaagtcCAAGAGAGAGCTGCTGCACCTCACTCTGGAGGTGGTGGAgcggag GTATCAGATGGAAGATTTCAGTGCAGACATCCTCCGAGAGGTGACGCTTCCTCTGGGAGAGAAACCTCTGTACAGCGCTCCAGTGACCCTCAACAACAGGCACAAAGCTGATGTGAAG gtcCAGAAGAAGCCGCTCTCCATCAGAGACGAACTGACCTTCGACCTCATCAGACCAAAGAAGAAGTGCGGCAGACGGGAACGACTGTGTCCTCCACAGAGACGGCCGGGTCGCCCCCCCGGCCCGTACACCGTCAACAAGGCCGACATCAAACAGTACGACTTCCACAGCTCTGGAGAGGACGACTCTCCTCCGCCTCCGCTG TCTCCGTTATCTTCAACTGACGACGAGGAGAATAATCCAGACGGACTTTTCGTCTTCAGGAGGAAAGCTGGATGTCAATATCTGTCT CCTCGGGTGGAGCAGACGAGTGGAGTTGATGGTGAGCGTTCAGAGATCGTCCCGTCGTGTGTTCGTCACTCTCTGACTGAACTGTCCCTGCCGCCGCACTGGAGAGGACTGAGCCGGCGCCGGGTGGGCCGAGGGGGAAG GATCATTCTGGACCGGGCCTCGTCGGGTCTGGATCCTCTACTGAAGCAGCTGGACACGTCGACAGATCCTGTCTCCAGGACCAGTACCTGCCTCCTCAGTGACCCGGTTCTACTGGACCAGAGGTCCCCCCTGACCTCAGGACACAGCGCCCCCTCCCTGACCTCAGGACACAGCGCCCCCTCCCTGACCTCAGGACACAGCGCCCCCCCCCTGACCTCAGGACACAGCGCCCCCTCCCTGACAGAAGTCCTGAACAACATCCAGACCCTGAGGAGATGCTGCTTCAGACCCAGACCAGCTCAGGACCAGAGAGGGGGGGGCAACAGGACCACAGGATCCAGACTCGCCTGCCGTCTGTCTAGCACCAGGAACACTGCAGCAG cagggggcatcaCAGAGGAGCAGTACCACAGCCATCAGCAGCAGCTGGTCCAGATGCAGAAAGAACAGCTGGAACAGCTGCAGCTACAGAACAACACAGTTTCATCCAGGAAGACACATCTGGACGCACACAGCTCCCag TCCTCCAGGTCCAGTGATTCCTCGTCTAAGACTCTGGACTCGGCCAGCGCTCACTTTGCAGCGTCGGCAGTGATCAGCGCTCCTCCAGCTCACAGTCACGTCAACACCGACAACAAAACCTACAAGACCAGCGTCAACGGAGTCGTCCACCCTTCAG gtCCCTCCAGGCCTCcgtactcctcctcctctctcagcagGTCGGGGCTTTCGGCTCGGGGGTCTTCATCGCTCCCGGCTCACTCCTCCTCGTCGCCTCAGTCCCTCCCCAACCAGCGGAGCCATGTGGGGGCCGTTTCCCCCGCTCACCCTCACAACGCTCGCCACTCTGCCCCCCCAACATCTGCCTTAAAACTGGCCACGGTGGCCGCCAGCCTGGACCGAGTGCCCAAAGTGTCCAGCGGCAGCAGCCTGCCCAGGTAA